From the genome of Thermodesulfobacteriota bacterium, one region includes:
- a CDS encoding GAF domain-containing protein → MKHGYMTKEQFIKYQTTLLELAKINNSELDSSLKIITEVDSNTLGIERVSVCLFNEDHSEIVCKDLYKMSEDTHEKGLRLKSRDYPGFFQALEEGRILSVNNTCTDCRTSECMGGYLKPFRITSLMDVPIRHHGKIVGIVCHEHTGKMRRWTAEEQNFAVSIADIASLALESSERKRAVEELERSLSFQLATLDSTTDGILVVDREGKIVSFNRKFVEMWRIPASIITLRDNNRALEFVLDQLKNPEGFLIKMRESYSQPDGESCETVELKDGRTFERYSKPQRIGETTVGSVWSFRDVAERNFVGGEDLRILNTIMEAVHKSSDLKEVLNIAIDKVMELTDIDIVGIYLVDEATNEAILEAYRGYPDQYLEKAGRIPYLRGVTWRVINSGVVYVVQDVSTDPYVGPVGKESGFKSFLSVPIKIGERTIGVFHFHSNKRNKFGRREIEFFTSIGTQIALAVAKAKKTKDLELINEDLSALNLIATSVHKSLDLKEVLNIALDKVVGITAFDLIAIYLVDEDINEAVLQAHRGLTDDFVSRAGRIPYPKGITWMFINSGEFTFIEDAQEDPDLGAAGRVLGHHAVVAVPIKQEDRATGVVIFASRRVLELSSRDMNLLNAIGSQIGIAIVQASLYEKSQKQTEELRGLYEDLDKRSRDLGIINTINQAVHKSLDLQEIYSIALDSVTELENVDMAMIYLVDENTNEAVIQAYRNVPEDYLKRASRIPYPRGITWKLINTGLVTNIEDVQKDPDIGPAGRDLGHHSILGIPILQNGKSIGVIWFLSYKERKFDEREVNLLSSLGTQIAISIAKANLYRELTKKKRYEEIISAVAKSVHQSINLQEVLENAVESMSKNIDRADNVSLYLVEREDIGDLRGVEAVLMAYRGYTDRNVDRIRRIPYPKDFTWKTIIGGKPRYCADIDQDTIIGRAGRDIGTKSYVSMPIHFEGKSVGCINVNSLQKSAFDEEELRLLEIVAKQIEVAINNARQAEVLRDSKERYRVLYEENPAMYFTVNGEGKILSVNQFGAEQLGYTVEELIGHSMRVVFHPNDRRAIRQMLTKCLKNPGKNYRCIIRKVKKDESVLWVRETARAVADADGNKVVLIVCEDVSDRMQAEKKMKQYSSRLRSLSRNLMDIQETERHHIAHELHDEIGQVLTAVKINLQAMQGLGKDLRYKSRLEESVLIIDRALDQVRNLSLDLRPSMLDDLGLVATLRWYLNRHSQRAGLAAKLVVDPPQMRLPAYLETVCFRIIQEALTNIVRHARAKNVQIELRQHDKVLELVIHDDGVGFSLRAVKKRAMRGVGFGLLGMQERTLLVGGEMKIKSTPTKGTTISARLPITSSLPKETRKGKT, encoded by the coding sequence TAGAATCACTTCACTGATGGATGTCCCTATTCGACATCATGGGAAAATTGTTGGCATCGTTTGTCATGAGCATACTGGAAAGATGAGAAGGTGGACAGCCGAAGAACAGAATTTTGCAGTCTCGATAGCCGATATCGCTTCTCTGGCCTTGGAGTCTTCAGAGCGCAAGCGAGCGGTGGAAGAACTTGAGAGATCCCTTTCTTTCCAACTTGCAACGCTTGACTCAACCACCGACGGGATTCTTGTAGTTGACAGAGAAGGAAAGATAGTAAGCTTTAATCGAAAATTTGTAGAGATGTGGCGAATCCCTGCATCGATAATAACATTGCGTGATAATAACCGAGCACTGGAGTTCGTCCTAGATCAACTAAAAAATCCTGAAGGCTTTCTCATAAAGATGAGAGAATCGTATTCCCAACCGGATGGGGAGAGCTGCGAGACCGTTGAATTAAAGGATGGAAGAACCTTCGAACGTTACTCTAAACCCCAACGGATTGGAGAAACAACAGTTGGAAGCGTGTGGAGCTTTCGTGATGTTGCCGAGCGCAACTTCGTGGGAGGAGAGGATCTGAGGATATTAAATACTATTATGGAAGCGGTTCATAAGTCATCAGACCTCAAAGAGGTTTTAAATATCGCTATAGACAAGGTTATGGAACTAACGGATATAGATATCGTAGGGATATATTTGGTTGATGAAGCTACAAATGAAGCGATACTTGAGGCCTATAGAGGATACCCTGATCAATATTTAGAGAAAGCAGGGAGGATACCATATCTTAGGGGTGTGACATGGAGGGTTATTAATTCGGGTGTGGTCTATGTTGTTCAAGATGTATCAACTGATCCATACGTTGGTCCTGTCGGTAAGGAATCTGGATTTAAGAGCTTTTTGTCAGTGCCTATAAAGATAGGAGAAAGAACGATTGGTGTTTTTCATTTTCATAGCAATAAAAGGAATAAGTTTGGTAGAAGGGAAATCGAGTTTTTTACTTCCATTGGTACCCAGATTGCCTTAGCAGTGGCTAAGGCAAAAAAGACTAAAGACTTAGAGTTAATAAATGAAGATTTATCAGCTCTAAATCTAATAGCTACCTCAGTTCATAAGTCTTTAGACCTTAAAGAAGTATTGAATATTGCTCTGGATAAGGTAGTGGGAATAACAGCCTTTGATCTTATAGCGATTTATCTTGTGGATGAGGATATAAATGAGGCAGTGCTTCAGGCACACAGGGGACTCACAGACGACTTTGTAAGTAGAGCAGGGAGGATACCCTATCCTAAGGGTATAACATGGATGTTTATCAACTCGGGGGAATTTACCTTTATTGAGGATGCTCAAGAAGACCCGGACCTTGGGGCTGCAGGAAGGGTATTGGGTCACCATGCTGTGGTGGCAGTTCCTATAAAGCAGGAGGACAGAGCAACAGGAGTAGTAATTTTTGCAAGTCGAAGAGTATTGGAGCTTAGTTCCCGAGATATGAATCTCCTCAATGCTATAGGAAGTCAGATTGGGATAGCGATAGTGCAGGCATCGCTGTATGAAAAATCACAAAAACAGACAGAAGAGCTAAGAGGATTATATGAGGATTTAGATAAGAGAAGTAGAGACTTAGGAATAATAAATACTATCAATCAAGCCGTGCATAAGTCCCTTGACCTGCAGGAGATCTACAGCATTGCCTTAGATTCGGTTACTGAATTAGAAAATGTGGATATGGCGATGATTTATTTAGTGGATGAAAATACAAATGAAGCTGTAATTCAGGCCTATAGAAATGTTCCAGAGGATTATCTAAAAAGGGCTTCTAGAATACCATACCCTAGAGGAATTACATGGAAGCTTATTAATACTGGTTTGGTAACAAATATTGAGGATGTTCAAAAGGACCCCGATATAGGTCCTGCTGGTAGAGACTTAGGTCACCACAGTATTTTAGGGATACCTATATTACAAAATGGGAAGAGCATAGGTGTTATTTGGTTCTTAAGCTATAAGGAACGGAAGTTTGATGAGAGAGAAGTGAATTTGCTTTCTAGCCTTGGTACTCAGATTGCCATCTCAATAGCTAAGGCAAACCTTTATAGAGAATTAACGAAGAAGAAGCGTTATGAAGAAATTATTTCCGCTGTGGCTAAAAGTGTCCATCAGTCAATTAATCTCCAAGAAGTATTGGAAAATGCAGTAGAATCAATGAGTAAAAATATAGATAGGGCAGACAACGTTTCACTTTACTTGGTCGAACGAGAAGACATCGGCGATCTAAGAGGTGTCGAAGCGGTTCTAATGGCTTATAGAGGCTATACTGATCGCAATGTTGACCGGATAAGAAGAATCCCCTATCCGAAGGACTTTACCTGGAAAACAATCATAGGGGGAAAGCCCAGGTATTGTGCCGATATAGACCAAGATACAATTATTGGTCGTGCTGGAAGGGATATAGGAACAAAGAGCTATGTCTCTATGCCTATTCACTTTGAAGGTAAGAGCGTGGGATGCATAAATGTAAATTCTTTGCAAAAGAGTGCCTTTGATGAAGAAGAATTAAGATTGTTAGAAATTGTGGCAAAGCAGATCGAGGTAGCGATAAATAATGCGCGGCAGGCAGAGGTGTTGCGCGATAGTAAAGAACGGTATCGTGTTTTGTACGAAGAAAATCCGGCCATGTATTTCACTGTGAATGGAGAAGGGAAGATTCTTTCCGTAAACCAGTTTGGAGCAGAACAACTTGGTTACACCGTCGAAGAGTTAATTGGGCATTCGATGCGCGTGGTTTTTCACCCAAATGACAGAAGAGCAATAAGACAGATGCTCACCAAGTGTTTAAAGAATCCTGGAAAGAACTATCGATGCATTATTCGCAAGGTTAAGAAGGATGAGAGCGTTTTATGGGTAAGAGAGACTGCTCGTGCCGTGGCGGATGCCGATGGTAATAAAGTTGTCCTTATTGTTTGTGAGGACGTCTCCGACCGCATGCAGGCAGAGAAGAAAATGAAGCAGTATTCCAGTCGACTGCGGAGCCTTTCCCGTAACCTGATGGACATACAAGAGACCGAGCGCCACCACATTGCGCATGAATTGCACGATGAAATTGGCCAGGTCCTCACGGCCGTGAAGATCAATTTGCAGGCGATGCAGGGGTTGGGCAAGGACCTCCGATACAAGTCTCGCCTGGAAGAAAGCGTTCTCATTATTGACAGAGCTCTCGATCAGGTACGGAATCTTTCCCTAGATTTGCGGCCTTCCATGCTAGACGATCTTGGGCTAGTGGCTACGCTGCGATGGTATCTAAATCGCCACAGTCAGCGAGCAGGACTTGCTGCGAAATTGGTCGTTGATCCTCCACAGATGCGCTTGCCCGCGTACCTTGAGACCGTGTGTTTTCGCATCATCCAAGAAGCCCTGACCAATATAGTACGCCACGCGCGGGCAAAAAATGTACAAATTGAATTACGGCAGCATGATAAGGTACTGGAACTGGTCATCCATGATGACGGAGTTGGTTTTAGTCTACGCGCCGTAAAGAAACGTGCTATGCGCGGTGTGGGTTTTGGGTTACTGGGAATGCAAGAACGCACTCTGCTGGTCGGTGGCGAGATGAAGATTAAATCCACGCCAACCAAAGGGACTACAATTAGTGCCCGTCTTCCCATAACCTCATCCTTGCCCAAGGAAACTAGAAAAGGAAAGACTTAA